From a single Microcoleus sp. FACHB-672 genomic region:
- a CDS encoding PAS domain-containing sensor histidine kinase, with translation MTNNDELLKLHQRIAELEQTLLDRRQVEDALHQRVETYEQILDALPNLVTCKDAESRLLYANKAFGDFYGLTWEQLRSADLTADLFNNSDFTQESIVDDTYILETGQIIHIPEDAVTRSDGQVHLFNTIKVPIFNDEGKVVRIVDSSHKILATKHLETALAEISAEPAIGENEQTAQLTNTITYLSSQIIERKQAEESLQSLIAATASVTSKEFYPVFAQYLAQALGVRYVIVAEASAWEGETPVRAKVISFWATDQLGENFEYDLVNTPCESIFRKETLQEKQGISCYSQNVQSFFPKGEALAALGGESFLGVALIDSTSGKSIGHICFIDDKPLMQEERAKAIMAIFAARVTAEMERQRAEEALQQSQMQLQLSHQKLEDYNRTLEEKVEERTQQLQEQNALLQRQICERQKAEEAAQSANQAKSRFLASMSHELRTPLNGILGYAQILKRDQTLNEQQKHGLGIIHQCGEHLLTLINDILDISKIEAQKMELHPSNFHFLEFLEGIVEIFRVRAEQKGISLRYEQHESLPAGVQGDEKRLRQILINLLGNAIKFTDAGEVAFQVSYQEDKIRFLVKDTGIGMTPEQLEEIFLPFHQVGHSHRQIEGTGLGLAITHQLVQMMGGELKVNSVLNQGSVFYFDLNLPEVSDWVYFTQGDEGKIIAYKGTKQKILVADDHEEIRALMVNMLSHLGFEILEATDGQECLNKALEVKPDLILMDLMMPVMSGLEATRRLRNLTELAGTIIIATSASVFDFNRQKSLESGCNDFLPKPILIQELLEKLRVHLALEWVYEERSAASEVKSPSPTIAPAEALIAPSAEELAVLFDLAMMGDLRGIMERATQLEEMNEDWVPFASNLRQLAKGFKEKKILYLIEQYMNPQKV, from the coding sequence ATGACAAACAATGACGAATTATTAAAATTACATCAGCGGATAGCCGAGTTAGAGCAGACATTACTTGATCGCCGGCAGGTGGAGGACGCGCTGCATCAACGTGTGGAAACCTACGAACAGATTCTGGACGCTTTGCCTAATTTGGTAACGTGCAAAGACGCGGAATCTCGCCTGCTCTATGCCAACAAAGCATTTGGCGATTTTTATGGATTGACATGGGAACAACTTCGCAGTGCTGATTTAACAGCCGATCTCTTCAATAATAGTGACTTTACCCAAGAGTCGATTGTGGATGACACTTATATACTGGAAACCGGGCAAATAATTCACATCCCGGAAGACGCTGTCACCCGTTCCGATGGGCAAGTCCATTTGTTTAATACGATTAAAGTTCCTATTTTTAATGATGAAGGAAAAGTTGTCAGGATTGTTGACTCTTCTCACAAAATTTTAGCGACAAAACACCTAGAAACAGCGCTGGCAGAGATCAGTGCAGAGCCAGCAATTGGGGAGAATGAGCAGACAGCCCAATTAACCAATACAATCACTTATTTGAGTAGCCAGATTATTGAGCGCAAGCAGGCGGAAGAATCGCTTCAATCTCTGATCGCAGCAACTGCCTCAGTAACGAGCAAAGAATTTTATCCGGTATTTGCACAGTATCTCGCACAAGCGCTTGGGGTTCGCTACGTTATCGTGGCAGAAGCATCAGCCTGGGAGGGAGAGACGCCGGTTAGAGCCAAAGTTATTTCATTTTGGGCGACTGATCAGCTAGGGGAGAACTTTGAGTATGACTTAGTAAATACTCCTTGCGAAAGCATCTTTAGAAAAGAAACTCTGCAGGAAAAACAAGGAATTAGTTGCTACTCGCAAAATGTGCAATCATTCTTCCCTAAAGGTGAAGCATTGGCTGCTTTAGGCGGGGAGTCTTTCTTGGGAGTTGCCCTTATAGATTCAACCTCAGGTAAGTCAATTGGTCATATTTGCTTTATTGATGATAAACCCCTGATGCAAGAGGAACGGGCTAAAGCAATTATGGCTATTTTTGCCGCAAGGGTGACAGCAGAAATGGAGCGTCAACGGGCTGAGGAAGCTTTACAGCAATCACAAATGCAATTGCAACTCTCCCACCAAAAATTAGAAGATTATAACCGAACGTTAGAAGAAAAAGTGGAAGAGAGAACGCAACAGTTGCAGGAGCAAAATGCGCTTTTGCAACGACAGATTTGCGAACGGCAAAAAGCCGAAGAAGCTGCTCAATCTGCCAACCAGGCGAAAAGCCGCTTCCTTGCCAGCATGAGTCATGAACTGCGAACTCCTCTTAATGGCATCTTGGGTTACGCCCAAATTCTCAAACGAGATCAAACATTAAACGAGCAGCAAAAACATGGTTTAGGCATTATTCATCAGTGTGGTGAACACTTATTAACTCTGATTAACGATATCTTAGATATTTCTAAAATTGAAGCTCAGAAAATGGAACTTCATCCCAGTAATTTTCATTTTCTAGAATTTTTAGAAGGAATTGTAGAAATTTTTCGGGTTCGGGCTGAACAAAAAGGAATATCCTTGAGATACGAGCAACACGAATCACTGCCGGCAGGCGTCCAGGGAGATGAAAAACGGTTGCGGCAAATATTAATTAACTTACTCGGTAATGCCATAAAGTTTACTGATGCCGGTGAAGTTGCATTTCAAGTCAGCTATCAGGAAGACAAAATTCGCTTTCTGGTAAAAGACACCGGCATTGGGATGACACCTGAACAATTAGAAGAGATATTTTTGCCATTTCATCAAGTCGGACATTCTCATCGGCAAATAGAAGGAACCGGCTTGGGGCTGGCAATTACTCATCAATTAGTCCAAATGATGGGCGGCGAACTTAAAGTGAACAGTGTTTTAAATCAAGGCAGCGTATTTTACTTTGATTTAAACTTGCCAGAAGTTTCGGACTGGGTCTATTTCACCCAAGGAGATGAAGGAAAAATTATTGCGTATAAAGGCACTAAACAAAAAATTTTGGTAGCAGATGACCATGAAGAAATTAGAGCGCTTATGGTGAATATGCTCTCGCATTTGGGATTTGAAATATTGGAAGCTACCGATGGTCAAGAATGTTTAAACAAAGCGCTTGAAGTTAAGCCGGATCTGATTTTAATGGATTTGATGATGCCGGTGATGAGCGGTTTAGAAGCGACTCGTCGGTTACGAAATTTAACAGAACTCGCCGGCACGATCATCATTGCGACATCTGCCAGTGTTTTTGACTTCAACCGGCAAAAAAGTTTAGAGTCCGGTTGCAATGATTTTCTACCTAAGCCCATCCTCATTCAGGAGCTTTTAGAAAAATTACGGGTTCACTTGGCACTAGAATGGGTTTATGAAGAGAGAAGTGCTGCATCTGAGGTGAAATCCCCTTCGCCGACAATCGCGCCGGCAGAAGCTCTCATTGCTCCCTCAGCCGAAGAATTGGCTGTCCTGTTCGATCTTGCAATGATGGGCGATCTGAGAGGCATTATGGAGCGAGCCACTCAGTTAGAGGAAATGAATGAGGATTGGGTGCCATTTGCATCAAACTTGCGTCAATTAGCCAAAGGTTTTAAAGAGAAAAAGATTCTCTATCTGATCGAACAGTATATGAATCCGCAAAAAGTGTGA
- a CDS encoding response regulator produces MSDEVKPAKPRNCRTEGKQMGLVADLPQSWHRTVFLFLASCVPVLIYWGLGLVEFYHTSIRSHRLSEVCQFKPDIIFINLVMRVINRLTATQQMSLLATFNGVTIIALSARVFDFEQQQSRHAGDHGFLSKPVVKTDLLETLRSHLMLEWVYQKRESSSVFSSLDSGFDKQQSSVASPAQKVSVTLVPAFRGIVERATRREARDYQQRLPAVTHLRQLVKGFKAQQILECVT; encoded by the coding sequence GTGAGTGATGAAGTCAAGCCGGCAAAACCAAGAAACTGCCGGACAGAGGGCAAACAAATGGGGCTGGTTGCGGATTTGCCCCAAAGCTGGCATCGCACAGTTTTTCTCTTCCTCGCCTCCTGTGTGCCGGTGCTAATTTACTGGGGTTTAGGGCTAGTCGAGTTTTATCACACTTCTATCCGTTCACACCGACTGAGTGAGGTGTGTCAGTTTAAACCCGATATAATTTTTATAAACTTGGTGATGCGAGTAATCAACAGATTAACAGCTACCCAGCAGATGAGCTTGTTGGCGACATTCAACGGAGTTACCATTATTGCCCTTTCGGCTCGCGTTTTTGATTTCGAGCAGCAGCAGAGCCGGCACGCTGGTGATCACGGTTTTCTCTCCAAACCAGTGGTAAAAACCGATCTTTTAGAAACATTGCGTTCGCACTTAATGTTGGAATGGGTTTATCAAAAGCGAGAAAGCTCTAGCGTTTTTTCTTCTCTAGACTCAGGATTTGACAAGCAGCAATCAAGCGTCGCTTCGCCGGCACAGAAAGTTTCAGTGACGCTTGTACCCGCCTTCAGAGGCATTGTAGAGCGAGCTACCCGACGAGAGGCGAGGGATTATCAGCAAAGGCTGCCGGCTGTCACCCATCTTCGCCAACTCGTCAAAGGCTTTAAAGCGCAACAAATTTTAGAGTGTGTGACCTAA
- a CDS encoding response regulator: protein MSTDSSRKNVILIVDDTPINLEMLFDFLVSADFKVLVACDGESAIEKAQYALPDLILLDVVMPDINGFEACRRLKADASTRDIPVIFMTALSEPVQRVEGLSLGAVDYITKPLQHEEVLARIKIHLSLRNLYKTLQTQNLRLEQEIQERLRSEEKIREQAALLDITTDAIIVRDLNYQILYWNQGAERLYKWKAEEALGKNAKELLYRAGVSQPQDNLKILADKGEWQGELYQVTKESKDIIVSSRWTLVRDPEGKPKSILTVNTDITEKKQLEAQFLRAQRMESIGTLASGIAHDLNNALTPILGAVQLLAHKIPDEQSQRLLTILEKNTKRSAEFVKQVLSFARGVEGERTTLQVGYLILEIEQIAKQTFSRAIEIFTDIPLLDLWTISGDATQLHQVLLNLCVNARDAMPRGGTLEISARNIWIDENFARLNIEAKVGPYIVMTVSDTGMGIPKEIIDRIYEPFFTTKKIGKGTGLGLSTVIGIVKSHGGFINLVSELGIGTEFKVYLPATDVAATESTQDNPHEIPSGHGELILVVDDEDSIRDITKIALEAYGYKVILASDGVEAVALYAQHQEEISVVLVDIMMPVMDGTTTIRTLQKMNPQVKIIAVSGLMSSTKKIEVSGKSVKSILPKPYSSEELLLKLHSVINS, encoded by the coding sequence ATGAGTACAGACAGTTCCCGTAAAAATGTCATTTTAATTGTCGATGACACGCCGATAAATTTAGAGATGCTCTTTGATTTTTTAGTCAGTGCTGACTTTAAAGTTTTAGTTGCTTGTGATGGAGAAAGCGCAATTGAAAAAGCCCAATACGCTTTGCCAGATCTAATTTTGTTGGATGTCGTGATGCCGGACATCAATGGATTTGAAGCTTGCCGCCGGCTCAAAGCAGATGCCTCCACACGAGATATTCCCGTGATTTTTATGACCGCGCTTTCTGAGCCGGTGCAGAGAGTAGAAGGTTTAAGTTTGGGGGCAGTTGATTATATTACCAAACCGCTTCAACATGAAGAAGTTTTAGCGCGGATTAAGATTCATTTGAGCCTCCGTAATCTCTATAAAACCCTTCAAACGCAAAATCTGCGTCTAGAACAGGAAATTCAAGAACGCTTGCGCTCAGAAGAAAAAATTCGCGAACAAGCTGCCTTGCTGGATATCACAACCGATGCGATTATTGTGCGAGATTTAAATTACCAGATTCTCTATTGGAATCAAGGAGCGGAACGCCTTTATAAATGGAAAGCAGAAGAAGCGCTTGGCAAGAATGCCAAGGAACTTTTGTATCGAGCCGGTGTATCTCAGCCTCAAGATAACCTTAAAATCTTAGCTGACAAAGGAGAGTGGCAGGGTGAGTTGTATCAAGTCACAAAAGAGAGTAAGGATATCATTGTTTCGAGCCGCTGGACTTTAGTGCGCGATCCAGAGGGCAAGCCTAAATCTATTCTGACTGTTAATACTGATATTACAGAAAAAAAACAACTAGAAGCGCAGTTTCTCCGGGCGCAGCGGATGGAAAGTATCGGCACCCTGGCAAGCGGCATCGCTCACGATCTCAATAACGCCTTAACGCCTATTTTGGGCGCTGTTCAACTCCTAGCACACAAGATTCCGGACGAGCAAAGCCAACGGCTGCTAACAATTTTAGAGAAAAATACTAAGCGAAGTGCTGAATTTGTTAAACAAGTGCTGTCTTTTGCACGCGGGGTTGAAGGCGAACGCACCACGCTACAAGTGGGGTACTTGATTTTAGAAATTGAACAGATTGCTAAACAGACATTTTCCAGAGCAATTGAGATTTTTACAGATATTCCACTGTTGGATTTGTGGACGATATCGGGCGATGCCACTCAACTTCATCAGGTGTTACTGAACCTTTGCGTTAACGCTCGTGATGCCATGCCTAGAGGTGGAACTTTAGAAATTTCTGCCAGAAATATTTGGATTGATGAAAATTTTGCTCGCCTGAATATTGAGGCTAAAGTTGGGCCTTATATTGTGATGACTGTGTCTGATACGGGAATGGGAATTCCTAAAGAAATTATTGATAGAATTTATGAGCCATTTTTTACAACAAAAAAAATTGGAAAAGGCACTGGCTTAGGTCTTTCAACCGTAATAGGAATTGTTAAAAGTCACGGCGGTTTTATCAACCTGGTTAGTGAGTTAGGGATTGGCACAGAGTTCAAGGTGTACTTACCGGCAACCGATGTAGCAGCAACGGAATCTACACAAGATAATCCCCATGAAATTCCCTCTGGGCACGGAGAATTAATTCTTGTCGTTGATGATGAAGATTCAATTCGCGATATTACTAAAATTGCCCTGGAAGCCTATGGTTACAAAGTAATTTTGGCAAGTGATGGTGTTGAAGCGGTAGCGCTGTATGCCCAACACCAGGAAGAAATTAGTGTGGTATTAGTCGATATTATGATGCCGGTGATGGATGGAACCACTACGATCCGCACGTTGCAAAAAATGAACCCCCAGGTCAAAATTATTGCGGTTAGCGGGCTGATGTCAAGCACTAAGAAAATTGAAGTCAGCGGCAAAAGCGTCAAAAGTATTTTGCCAAAGCCTTATAGCTCTGAGGAATTGCTATTAAAATTACACAGTGTTATCAATAGTTAA
- a CDS encoding response regulator, protein MKTENAKKSVILLVDDTPTNLGVLFDFLADSGFKVLVACDGESAIEKAEYALPDLILLDVVMPGIDGFETCRRLKTNEATKDIPIIFMTALSDTTDKVRGLNLGAVDYITKPFQQEEVLARVTVQMSLCNLAKKLQAQNESLQHEIKERAAAERALLNLTLELEQRVEQRTSALSEANRLLTQFNERLQQEIQERLSAEAALLQSEAQLRTQAHDIETALVELQQAQSQLIQSEKMSSLGQLVAGVAHEINNPVSFIFGNLDHANLYSSSLLELLHLYQAHYPEPALEIQDKISEIDLDFLIEDLPKLLASMKIGAERIREIVLSLRKFSRLDESDMKPVDIHEGLENTLLILQNRIRDKVGHSGLLIVKDYGNLPQVECYAGQLNQVFMNILSNALDALDEYDRKRPVEEIIHNLSTIRIHTAVINPDRVTIQISDNGPGMTEDVCRRLFDPFFTTKPVGSGTGLGLSISYQIVVKKHGGTLKCVSKPGEGSLFSIEIPIHQQAVRTVLSQSKTTQNQQPLVSSPRE, encoded by the coding sequence ATGAAGACTGAAAATGCCAAAAAAAGCGTTATCTTACTCGTGGATGACACGCCCACAAATTTAGGGGTATTGTTCGATTTTTTAGCAGATTCTGGCTTTAAAGTCTTAGTTGCTTGTGATGGAGAAAGCGCGATAGAGAAAGCAGAGTACGCATTGCCAGACCTGATTTTGCTGGATGTCGTGATGCCGGGGATAGATGGATTTGAAACTTGCCGCCGGCTCAAAACGAATGAGGCAACGAAAGATATTCCAATTATTTTTATGACGGCGCTTTCTGACACAACGGATAAGGTCAGAGGTTTGAATCTTGGCGCGGTAGATTACATTACCAAGCCGTTTCAGCAAGAAGAGGTTTTAGCGCGCGTGACGGTTCAGATGAGCCTGTGCAACTTAGCGAAAAAACTTCAGGCTCAAAATGAGTCTTTGCAGCACGAAATAAAAGAGCGAGCGGCTGCAGAACGAGCACTTTTAAATCTCACATTGGAATTAGAACAACGGGTAGAGCAAAGGACATCTGCGCTTTCTGAAGCGAATCGGCTGCTAACCCAATTTAATGAGCGCTTGCAACAGGAAATTCAAGAGCGTCTCAGTGCAGAGGCGGCTTTGCTGCAATCAGAAGCGCAATTGCGAACCCAGGCACATGATATAGAAACAGCTTTAGTTGAACTTCAACAGGCGCAATCCCAACTGATTCAAAGCGAAAAAATGTCAAGTTTGGGGCAGTTGGTTGCTGGCGTTGCTCATGAAATTAATAACCCCGTTAGCTTCATTTTCGGGAATCTCGATCACGCGAATCTCTATAGCTCTAGCCTGCTTGAGCTTTTGCATCTTTACCAAGCGCACTATCCAGAACCGGCTCTTGAAATTCAAGATAAAATATCAGAAATTGACCTAGATTTTTTAATTGAAGATCTGCCAAAGCTGCTGGCTTCCATGAAAATAGGGGCAGAACGCATCCGCGAGATTGTTTTGTCTCTACGGAAGTTTTCCAGGCTGGATGAATCGGATATGAAGCCGGTTGATATTCATGAAGGACTTGAAAATACCCTGCTAATTTTGCAAAATCGCATTCGAGATAAGGTGGGGCATTCAGGTCTTTTAATTGTTAAAGATTATGGGAATTTGCCGCAAGTTGAGTGTTACGCCGGCCAGTTGAACCAAGTATTTATGAATATCTTGAGTAACGCTCTTGATGCGCTAGATGAGTATGATCGCAAGCGCCCAGTAGAAGAGATTATACATAATCTCAGTACCATTCGGATTCATACGGCAGTTATCAACCCAGATCGAGTGACGATTCAGATTTCTGATAATGGGCCTGGGATGACTGAAGACGTGTGCCGCAGGTTGTTTGATCCTTTCTTTACGACGAAACCTGTCGGTTCTGGTACAGGTTTGGGGCTATCAATTAGCTATCAAATTGTCGTCAAAAAACACGGGGGCACCTTAAAGTGCGTTTCCAAACCGGGTGAGGGATCGCTGTTCTCGATTGAGATCCCCATTCATCAGCAAGCAGTGCGAACCGTACTCAGCCAAAGCAAAACCACCCAAAATCAACAACCTCTGGTTTCTAGCCCCAGAGAGTGA
- a CDS encoding DUF561 domain-containing protein, with protein sequence MTIHSLQRAFDQGRALKIISGLTNFDAERVAATVRAAELGGATFVDIAADANLVRLARQLTSLPICVSAVEPAKFVPAVEAGADLIEIGNFDAFYAQGRRFEAAEVLQLTQETRSLLPHITLSVTVPHILALDEQVKLAEELVKAGADIIQTEGGTSSAPTHAGTLGLIEKAGPTLAAAYEISRVVSVPVLCASGISNVTAPLAVAAGAAGVGVGSAINRLDSEVAMIAAVRSLVEALATVSRSSIYA encoded by the coding sequence ATGACCATCCATTCCCTACAACGTGCGTTCGACCAAGGCAGGGCGCTTAAAATTATCAGTGGTTTAACCAATTTTGACGCCGAGCGCGTGGCTGCCACGGTTCGGGCTGCAGAGTTGGGCGGCGCGACGTTTGTGGATATTGCCGCCGATGCAAATTTGGTGCGGTTGGCGCGTCAGTTGACAAGTTTGCCGATTTGCGTGTCCGCAGTGGAACCGGCAAAATTTGTGCCGGCAGTAGAAGCCGGTGCCGATTTGATTGAAATTGGCAACTTTGATGCGTTCTACGCCCAAGGACGCCGGTTTGAGGCAGCAGAAGTGTTGCAACTCACTCAGGAAACCCGTTCCTTGCTGCCTCACATTACCCTGTCTGTAACCGTGCCCCATATTCTGGCGCTAGACGAGCAAGTAAAACTGGCAGAAGAACTCGTCAAAGCCGGCGCTGATATTATCCAAACAGAAGGCGGCACCAGCAGCGCCCCCACCCACGCCGGCACCTTGGGATTGATTGAAAAAGCCGGCCCCACATTGGCAGCCGCTTATGAGATTTCTCGGGTTGTCTCCGTGCCGGTGTTATGCGCCTCCGGCATTTCCAACGTCACAGCACCCTTAGCCGTTGCTGCCGGTGCTGCCGGTGTTGGCGTTGGTTCTGCAATCAATCGCCTTGACAGCGAAGTTGCCATGATTGCAGCAGTTCGCAGCTTAGTTGAAGCATTGGCAACCGTGAGCCGGTCGTCGATCTACGCTTAA
- a CDS encoding MGMT family protein, translating to MSTYDNIYDIVRKIPHGRVATYGQVADLAELYGKARLVGYALYRVDMRSSDIPWHRVINAKGEISQSPLRYGTDCLQQTLLEEEGIKFSAEGKVNLREYLWRPEVLPV from the coding sequence ATGTCTACTTACGATAATATTTATGACATTGTCCGCAAAATCCCGCATGGTCGGGTAGCAACTTACGGACAAGTGGCAGATTTGGCAGAACTTTACGGAAAAGCGCGTTTGGTGGGATATGCGCTTTATCGGGTTGATATGCGTTCGTCAGATATTCCCTGGCATCGGGTGATTAATGCTAAGGGAGAGATATCTCAGTCGCCTTTGCGATATGGCACGGACTGCTTACAGCAAACGCTGTTGGAAGAAGAAGGAATAAAGTTTAGCGCTGAAGGAAAAGTTAATTTGCGGGAGTATTTGTGGCGTCCTGAAGTGCTGCCGGTGTGA
- a CDS encoding DUF4174 domain-containing protein, translating to MLTRWLILGLMLIPAAGTLMPQTSISMPPATNLVATAKNSNMAFNLNTYQWKNRLLLIFAPSKDNPDYQRQMQLIQKTVADFQERDLIAIELLAQYTSQAETQTLNEADAANLRSEFNVAPEEFRVILIGKDGTAKRRDQKPVAPEVIFNQIDEMPMRRQEMRDSQR from the coding sequence ATGCTGACTCGTTGGTTAATTCTGGGACTAATGCTGATACCGGCAGCCGGCACATTAATGCCGCAAACCTCCATCTCAATGCCGCCGGCAACAAATTTAGTGGCAACTGCAAAAAATAGCAACATGGCATTCAATCTCAATACATACCAGTGGAAAAACCGGCTTTTGCTAATCTTTGCACCTTCAAAAGACAATCCCGACTACCAACGGCAGATGCAACTTATTCAAAAAACAGTTGCCGATTTCCAAGAGCGAGATTTAATCGCCATTGAACTATTAGCACAATACACTAGTCAGGCAGAAACGCAAACACTAAATGAAGCGGATGCTGCTAATTTGCGTTCTGAATTTAACGTTGCTCCTGAAGAATTCCGGGTTATCCTGATTGGTAAAGATGGCACTGCAAAGCGTCGCGATCAGAAGCCGGTTGCGCCAGAGGTGATTTTTAATCAAATTGATGAGATGCCAATGCGCCGGCAGGAAATGCGAGATTCACAGCGATAA
- a CDS encoding Uma2 family endonuclease, with product MSALTLQLPPVLKLTDEQFEQLAAANQDLQLELTAKGELIIMPPTGGETGNRNLDIEGQLWLWNRQTKLGKAFNSSTGFKLPNGATRSPDASWVIQERWDVLTQQQRKKFLPLCPDFAIELVSETDDVEETRKKMQEYISNGLRLGWLINPKIRQVEIYRQNRDVEVLDSPATLSGEDILPAFILDLQAIFE from the coding sequence ATGAGTGCTTTAACTCTACAATTACCGCCGGTTCTTAAACTGACTGACGAGCAGTTTGAACAACTTGCTGCGGCTAACCAAGACTTGCAACTAGAACTCACAGCTAAAGGAGAACTGATTATCATGCCCCCCACAGGAGGAGAAACCGGCAACCGGAATCTGGATATAGAAGGACAGCTTTGGCTTTGGAACCGGCAAACAAAGCTAGGAAAAGCGTTTAATTCTTCGACTGGATTTAAACTTCCGAATGGTGCAACTCGTTCTCCTGATGCTTCCTGGGTGATACAGGAACGATGGGACGTTCTAACTCAGCAGCAACGCAAGAAATTTCTGCCGTTGTGCCCTGACTTTGCAATTGAACTGGTTTCGGAAACGGATGATGTGGAAGAAACCCGGAAAAAAATGCAGGAGTATATTAGTAATGGGCTGCGTTTGGGGTGGTTGATTAATCCCAAAATTCGCCAAGTAGAAATTTATCGCCAAAATCGAGACGTTGAGGTTTTAGATTCTCCGGCTACGTTATCGGGTGAAGATATTTTGCCGGCATTTATTTTAGATTTACAAGCAATTTTTGAATAA
- a CDS encoding Arc family DNA-binding protein: protein MAILTIDNLPDDLLEQIQKLANQNHQPINEQVINLLKQALQKPQPPLKFLISPETDPTWEERRKATPQLLAEIEQRLEQRRVDNANVEWPDSTALLREDRDR from the coding sequence ATGGCAATTCTCACCATCGATAACCTACCAGATGATTTATTGGAGCAAATTCAGAAACTTGCGAACCAAAACCATCAACCTATTAACGAACAAGTCATCAACTTATTAAAACAAGCCCTACAAAAGCCCCAACCTCCTCTCAAATTCCTCATCTCCCCTGAAACAGATCCCACTTGGGAAGAACGCCGTAAAGCTACCCCGCAACTACTCGCTGAAATTGAGCAGCGGCTAGAACAGCGTCGTGTTGACAATGCTAATGTTGAATGGCCAGATAGCACGGCTTTACTTAGAGAGGATCGGGATAGATGA
- a CDS encoding type II toxin-antitoxin system VapC family toxin, translating into MTTPLRCVVDASVGIKQFVPDPLSSKVKQLFAHLAIPGTEFFIPDLFYIETANILWKYVRARLYAAADVPADLTTLKGMSLRVISTAELMEEAVNIAINYGISAYDASYVALSQRVTAPVLTLDQKLVNSLAIAPYDVRLFTDFSIPPLP; encoded by the coding sequence ATGACAACTCCTTTACGATGCGTCGTTGATGCGAGTGTGGGAATTAAGCAATTTGTTCCCGATCCCTTATCCTCAAAAGTTAAGCAACTGTTCGCCCACCTCGCCATTCCTGGGACAGAATTCTTTATCCCAGACCTGTTTTATATCGAAACAGCTAACATCCTTTGGAAATATGTTCGTGCAAGACTTTACGCTGCTGCGGATGTTCCGGCAGACTTAACCACCCTAAAAGGTATGTCTTTGCGCGTCATTTCCACGGCTGAGTTAATGGAAGAAGCGGTTAATATTGCCATAAATTACGGAATTTCTGCCTACGATGCCTCTTATGTTGCTCTTTCCCAGCGAGTCACGGCACCAGTGTTAACTTTAGATCAGAAGCTAGTGAATTCCTTAGCAATTGCACCTTATGATGTGCGGTTGTTTACTGACTTCTCTATTCCACCCTTGCCCTAA